The following are from one region of the Aspergillus chevalieri M1 DNA, chromosome 1, nearly complete sequence genome:
- a CDS encoding phosphatidylglycerophosphatase (BUSCO:EOG09264S4C;~COG:S;~EggNog:ENOG410PNB1;~InterPro:IPR010021,IPR027706,IPR036412,IPR023214;~PFAM:PF13242,PF09419;~go_function: GO:0008962 - phosphatidylglycerophosphatase activity [Evidence IEA]) — protein MTNTNLRGFTQAVRTLLTTPSQFLPHLTIPTFTHLPENIGPHLQQTPPTTENPTTKSPVIRALVLDKDNTLCPPKTTTFPPQILSKLELLRKSPTSPFNQQTSPSSILIVSNRAGSHPRYDAEIHSLESSLAHLQIPVFRLPAGIEKKPFCGDAVVEWFRERGIVERADEIAVVGDRLGTDVVMASMMGAWSVWCRDGVYEGVEAGKGRPGMNMLERMELLLERYLRESRGLCAPPPKGWNGSS, from the coding sequence ATGACAAACACAAACCTCCGCGGCTTCACCCAAGCCGTCCGCACCCTCCTCACAACACCCTCCCAATTCCTCCCTCACCTCACAATCCCAACCTTCACGCATCTCCCCGAGAACATCGGTCCACACCTCCAacaaacaccaccaacaaccgAAAACCCCACGACAAAGTCACCAGTAATCCGCGCCCTAGTGCTCGACAAAGACAACACTCTCTGCCCCCCGAAAACAACAACCTTCCCTCCCCAAATCCTCTCCAAACTCGAACTCCTGCGCAAATCCCCAACATCCCCATTCAATCAACAAACCTCTCCGTCATCGATATTAATAGTCTCAAACCGCGCAGGCAGCCATCCGCGCTACGACGCCGAAATACACTCCCTCGAATCCAGCCTCGCACACCTCCAAATCCCCGTCTTTAGACTTCCCGCGGGGATCGAGAAGAAGCCGTTCTGCGGTGACGCTGTTGTGGAATGGTTCCGGGAGCGGGGGATTGTTGAGCGGGCGGATGAGATTGCGGTTGTGGGGGATCGGTTGGGGACGGATGTGGTTATGGCAAGTATGATGGGGGCGTGGAGTGTTTGGTGTCGGGATGGGGTGTATGAGGGGGTTGAGGCTGGGAAAGGGAGGCCGGGGATGAATATGTTGGAGAGGATGGAGTTGTTGCTGGAGAGGTATTTGAGGGAGTCGAGGGGGTTGTGTGCGCCACCGCCGAAGGGGTGGAATGGCAGTTCGTAG